The sequence TGTGGAGATGCATCGCCCGAATCGAGTTCTTCGGCAATTTGGAATGTCACAAAACATTCCAATATCAGCACTTGATGGAGATCATTTACATGAATGCTCGAGACGAGGACGCAAAAATTACGATTGGGTCAAACATCATAGACTGATGGTGGATGCGTGGGAAAATCGTCGTAATCTGATTGTTGAGAGTGATTTGGTTGAAAATTATAGCATGAAATATGATTATGAGACATGGTATGATTCTATAACTCGACGTTTCATATCTTCTATAGAGCCTCAACAAATCGATTACGGTTATCAGCCCGGAGATGCATATTTCAAACGTATTGTGGTAAGTGCTTGTTAAACAATTTATTTTCAACACTTTGCATTAttctattaaaatttattatgcatgtgtttgataagttttttatttttattttataatagaGAGATGAGACATCAAATTTGAAGAATTTGTTTGGAGGACTCTCTGTTGATGATCAACCGCGTGAAGCATTAGCTGAAGTTGTTAAAAAAACTATCCAGACCTGTGATTTACTGTATGAAATGTCCTTTAGAACATCCGAGCAACAACATCATCATGCTAGGACTTCAAACAGAAGGCGAAGACTGAGAGATGATGATGTAGCCGATGAACCATCATTCTCGACCCCTGACTGGCTACAAAGCATGAGTACACAATCTCCGACGGCTCATTCCTGGCCTCACAGCTCACATGGtacatgtttttattatttaactacTTTGTTTAATTTCACATTCATGGTTCTTATtcaacaatatatttattttactttcagGAGATGATCCTTCGCATGGTACGACTACACAGTCGCCCGTAACTCTTGGTTGGGCTTCCACTTCACATGGTACATTATTAAATATCAACGCAATTTCTTTATATTATCGAAGTATATGTTTATTTCTATCTCCACGTCATTCCTGGCCTCACAGCTCACATGGTACATGTTTTTATTATCTAACTACTTTGTTTAATTTCACATTCA comes from Primulina huaijiensis isolate GDHJ02 chromosome 5, ASM1229523v2, whole genome shotgun sequence and encodes:
- the LOC140977566 gene encoding serine/threonine-protein phosphatase 7 long form homolog, translating into MLVIGGCMLPDSEGCAVKLLYLHFLQDIHKVRSYSWASAVLAYLYHELCSASESGKQEIAGALYILQIWAWSRMIPLCPDRLGYNLIARPENENNGDNILPIPPYGARWKNVFTWTHTPTHSVRIIRDVLEKMGDCQFKWLVYDLEAVDVLSLPLECRHPTLLRSVCPLICFHIVEMHRPNRVLRQFGMSQNIPISALDGDHLHECSRRGRKNYDWVKHHRLMVDAWENRRNLIVESDLVENYSMKYDYETWYDSITRRFISSIEPQQIDYGYQPGDAYFKRIVRDETSNLKNLFGGLSVDDQPREALAEVVKKTIQTCDLLYEMSFRTSEQQHHHARTSNRRRRLRDDDVADEPSFSTPDWLQSMSTQSPTAHSWPHSSHGDDPSHGTTTQSPVTLGWASTSHDGIPTESGRCSSYIVLKN